AAGGGAATTAAATAATTCCCCTCAAAAGTCCGGTTATATGCCGCGTCATCTGGGCCGTCATACCCCAGATCGTTTCCCCTTCTACGCGCCATACATAAATCTTTCTGTTACTATGTCCCCAAGGCTCCCTGTAGCGATCGGGCAATCCGAGTTCTTCGACCGGCAGCAGAATCACTTCTTTTCCTGATGCGTCTCGGTATCGCGGCTTAATTTCAATCTGAACTGTATACTCTTCGGGAGGGTTTTCCATAAACCATTTAAGAGGAACGGAAAAAACCCGCTCCACTTCGTCGCTGTTTATGTTCAATTCGGAAAGATCTTCGATTTTCATCTCTCCCAGAAAGCAATGAACAACAGCGCCCATAGATGCTACAAGAGTGTCTATATGTCCCAGAACTTCAATTTTATCTCTTCCGACACCCATCTCTTCCATCGTTTCACGGACAGCGGTTTCAAGCATGCTGCGATCCCGATCCACTTCGTATCGTCCGCCGGGGAAACAGATCTCGCCGCCCTGGCGGATGTTGGTATTCCTTTTCTGAAAAATCAGATGGGGTTCGCCTTTTTTTTCATATAAAGCTGCCAGAACAGCTGATCGGGGATACCCCGAGCTATCCATAATCCCCGGTTCGCCGGGAAGGGCATTCAATATTTTTTTTATCAATTTCTCATTCATTTTTATGGCTCTTATGTATATCTTATTATCTATCAACCCATACTGCGAGGAGTTTTTATGAGCCGTTTCAGCGACTGGTTGGAAAACCGCATCACTTTACAGAACTATGCCAATCCGAAAGAGGAGACGGCCAACGCCGCCACCCATCTGGCGGGAGCTCTTTTGTCTCTCATCGGAATGTTTCTGCTTGTCCGTGCCGGTCTGGCTTCGGGCAATAAGGGGGCAACGGCGGGATATATAATTTTTACCCTTTCCATGCTTCTGCTCTATTCCGCTTCGGGGTTTTATCATCTCGTCAAACCGTCAAATCTCAAAAGGGTTCTCCGGATTCTTGATCATTCCAATATTTACTTTCTCATAGCCGGAACCTATACGCCGATTCTCATCGCTGTCGGGACGAAGCTCAGTTACGCTTTTATCGCTGTCGTCTGGGGAATTGCCTTTCTGGGAGTTGCCTTCACTTTGATTTTCTGGAGCAGGCTCAAGCCTCTCCATGTTGTTCTCTACATTGCAATGGGCTGGCTGATCGTCTTTATCTGGGAGCCGGTGACGGCTGTCATCCCTCCGCAGCTGATGAAATGGATTATCGCCGGGGGTGTCACTTACACGGTCGGAACGGGATTTTACTCTATAAAAAAACTCCCGTTCAACCACGCTATCTGGCATCTTTTCGTACTGGGCGGAAGTATCTGTTTCTTTCTGGGAATCTACTGGTATATTCCGGGGCTTTAAGTTTAAACTTCGTGATTTCACAGTGAATTAAGGTATAATTAGCTGATATGAATATGTTGGATGCCATGGACAAAAGGACTTCGGTCCGAACTTATTTGGATGAAATGCCCGGTAGCTCTTTGATGGAGAGCGTAGAAAAAATTGTCACCAAGCAGCGAAAAGGGCCTTTCGGGAACCGCTTCAGTTTCACGCTTATCTCTGTTAATGATGAAACCCGGGAAGAGATCGGAAAGCTCTCATCCTATGGTATGATCAAAAACGCACCGCTCTATTTCGGAGGATATGCGGAGAACGAGGAACATGCTATCATCGACTACGGATACTGTTTTGAAGAGGCTGTTCTGGAGCTGGCTGCAATTGGACTGGGGACATGCTGGCTCGGAGGGACTTTCAGCAGGGGAAAAGTGGCCAGGCTGCTGACTTTGCCTGAAGGGAAAATCATTCCCGCCATATCGCCCATCGGCTTCAGCGGCGAAAAGATGTCATTGACCGAAAAGATCTCCCGGTTTGTAGCCGGTTCCAAAAACCGCAAGCCCCATAATAAAATTCTCTTTTCCTGGAACACAGACGGTCAGCTGATGCCGGAAGACCTGGAAAAATATCCTGCCCCGGTCGACGAAGTCATAGAGTCTGTTCGGTTTGCTCCTTCCGCCTCCAACAAACAACCCTGGAGAATCGTGCGGCAGGGAGACCTGCATCATCTCTACTGCGACTTGGATAAAAATTATGCAAGGCTGTTCCGCCACTTTAAAATACAACTGCTCGATATGGGGATTGCTCTCTGTCACTTTCTGAAGGCTTCGGAAGAGCTGCGCTGGAGAGGGAAGTTCTCTTATGCCGATCCTCATCTGGAGAACAGCGACTGGATCTATATTCTCAGCTGGAAAAAGGTCTGATAGGTGGATAAACATATTGACCGGAAAATCAATCAGGCCATACTCCGGTATAAAATGATTGAACCGGGAGATAAAATCGCCCTGGCTGTATCGGGGGGTAAGGATTCCCTGACCATGGCGTACTTCCTGGCTTTGAAGGCTAACTCGGACTACCATATCAATTTTGATATTCACGCCGTCCATATCCGTACCGATTTTGACAACTCTGTTGATAAAAGCGGCTTTGAGCAGTTCCTGAAAGATGAGGGGATCCCTTTGACAGTCATCGATGTTCCGGTTTTAAAACGGCTCAAACCGGGAAGGAAGATGAACTGCTACTGGTGTTCTTCCCAGCGGCGCATGGAGCTTATGAAGTTTGCGTCGCAGTCCGGCTGTAACAAGATTGCACTGGGACACCATATGGATGACATTCTGGAGACTTTCTTTATGAATATGGCCTATAAAGGGGAAATGTCCACCATGCTGCCGGTCCTGAAGTTCGATAATTACGATCAGACTTTAATCCGCCCCCTCGCTCTGGTGAAAGAGAAAGAAATTATCCGTTTTGCCGAAGAGAAAGGAATCAGCCGGATAACCTGCACCTGTAATTTCGATACCCAATCGAAAAGGAAGGAGATGCGTTCCGTCATCAATTTCATGGCGGAGAAAGACGAATCGATCAGGGACAACCTCTTCAAGGCCATGAATAATCCCGTACCTCGATATATGATCAATCAGGAATGAGAGGAAAGAACAGGGTTCTCTTGTCTGTAAATAGAAGAATTCTTTTCTCCCCTTGATGCACAGGACGGGAAAAGCCGGTAGTATTACTAAAGATGAAAAAACCTGAAGCCGCCCTAAAGAAGATCTTCGGATTTAAAAAATTCAGACCCTATCAGAAAGAAATAATCACAAATATCCTGGAGGGGAGAGATGTTTTCGCTTCACTGCCCACCGGCGGGGGAAAGTCTATCTGTTATCAGCTTCCGGCTCTCCTTTTCGAAGGGATCACCATAGTCATGAGCCCTCTTGTCGCTTTGATGAAAGATCAGGTGGACGGTGCCAGAGCTTACGGTATTGAGGCATACTGTCTGAACAGCTCTCTTTCTCCGATGGAAACGGCGGATGTCTATCAGGCTCTGGAAGCGGGAAAAGCCAAACTCCTATATATCTCACCCGAACGTTTTGCCATAGACGGTTTTTCCGAGAATCTTAAGAAATTCAATGTCTCTTTTGTCGCCGTAGACGAGGCTCACTGCGTTTCCGAATGGGGGCATGACTTCAGGCCTGACTATCTGTCCCTATCGCGAATCCGGGAGTTTTTCCCCGGTTCCGTAATCGCCGCTTTTACAGCGACAGCGACCCTGAAGGTCCAGGAAGATATTATCGGACTTCTGAAAATGCGCGATCCTTTTTTGGTCCGGGCTTCTTTCGACCGGAAAGAGCTCTATTACCGGATCGTTCCGAAGAACGGGGCCAACAGGCAGATATATGAGTTTATTCGTAAAAGGAAAAAGCAATCGGGAATTGTATACAGGCTGTCCCGCGCCGATGTGGAGAAAACAGCCGCCTACCTGTCTGAAAAGGGAATCAAGGCTCTGCCTTATCATGCCGGGCTCGCATCAAAAACGAGAGAGAAAAACCAGGACCTTTTCAACCGGGATGAGGTCGATGTCGTGATTGCGACAATTGCCTTTGGCATGGGTATTGATAAAAGCAATATCCGCTTTGTTGTACACGGCGATCTTCCGAAGAGTGTCGAAGGGTATTACCAGGAAACAGGCCGGGCCGGACGGGATGGACTTCCTTCGGAGTGTCTTCTTCTTTACAGCGCCGGAGACATAGCGAAAATCCACTACTTTATCGATAAAATCAGTGATGAAAATGAAAAGGTCCGAGCCAACAGAAACCTGAATAACATCTCCAATCTGGCATCGATCAATGTCTGTCGCCGCAAGCAGATTCTCGAGTACTTCAACGAATCCTACGAGGGCAACTGCGGAGCCTGCGATATCTGCAACGGCGAGGCGGAGCAGGTCGATGGAACGGTAGATGCTCAGAAAGTCCTTTCCGCCATAGTGCGTTCGGGACAGCGCTTCGGTATCGGACAGATTATTGATATCGTCAGGGGTGCCGATACGGAAAAGATCCGCAAGTTCGGGCACAACGAGTTGAAGACCTGGGGCGTCGGAAAAGACAAAAGTAAAGTCTGGTGGAGCAGTATCGTCAATGAGTTGCTGGGGCAGAAGCATATCTACCGCGATCCGGACAGTTTTAATGCCCTCAAGCTCAATGAGTCCGGAGGGGACATTCTCTATGGGCGTGCCGGTTTCTCCGTACTTATGAAAAAGGAAAAAGAACCGGAGAAAAAACTCAATTTCCGCGAAGTGGATTTTGACGAGGAGCTCTTTTCAAGACTCCGGGATGTGAGGGCGCTTATAGCTAAAGAGAATAAAATACCGCCTTATATTGTTTTCAGCGATAAAACCCTCAAGGAAATGAGCCATTTGAAACCGGATGACCGTTCCGCCATGCTCAGGGTTTCAGGAGTGGGAGAGCGGAAGATGGATCAGTACGGGCATAAGTTTCTTGCCGAGATTCGGTCTTATCTGGGGTATTAGAATTGACTTATAAAATCGCATAATCGGGAATTAATTACTATAATTTAAAAAGCAATGATAGAGTCACATCAATTCAGATTTTTTTCCCGGATCTTTTTTGTTCTTCTTGTTTTTGCCCTTCTCCTTCTGAGTCTGGGAGCCTTTCTCATTTATAATAAAACCGGAGGGAATTCGGTTTTAACTCTTATTGATAGGGATTCGATAATATCGGATCAAACTCCGCAGGAGCTCGGCTGGTTTGTCTATTATGATGACCTTTCCTCTATTGTATTCGAATCAGACGAAGAAGGCGGTGGTTTTCTCCGTTATTCCAGCCATGATGGTGCGGACCTCTATAAGGGAGTCGGTATCTCCGGAAAATTAAATCCGCCTCTTGATGCGGAAATCAATATGGAATGGAGGGTCTCCGGTGAGGCTCAAGGTTTTGAGCTGCAGATTGAGGAATCTCCCGGTGGTGAAATTTTCACCTATGAAGTGCCCACTCCCGAAGCGGGATGGCATACATTTTCCGTGCCTCTGGATCGATTCGGGGTAAATTCCTGGCAGGAGGAGAACGCTGATCTGAACGGGGCACTCGACGACGTACCTCTTGCCTCTATTGTCATTGTGACTCATCCCGGGTTTTCCGGTTATATCGATATTGGCTATCTCGGTTTTTCCTGGCAACAGTCACCGCTGATTTTTTATATGGTAATAGTGGTTGCTATGCTGGAAGTTCTGATTCTTCTGCTCCAGACCGGCAGCGGGATGCTGAAACAGGATCAGTCAGGCAATTTGCTGCCCGCTCCTTATCTGACAAGGCTTCTCGCTGTTTTAAGCTCATTGGGATATCTGGTTTATGCCCTTTCCATATCCTACAGGATGGAAGATTCTTTCTTTCATCTGGGCTTTCTCGCTTTAATGACCCTTATCATACTTGAAGACCTCCTTCCATCGGGGCTGTTCAGGAATAAATTTCTGGAATACCGGTTAGCAGTTGTGTTTCTTCCATTCTGGTTTTTCTCTTCACTGCTTGCACCACAGGTGTTCAGTATCTTTTTTCTTATCGTGCTGATTCCTTTAATTGTTTCGGAAAACAGAGCGGGGATTATTATCTCGGTGATGCTGGCTTTTCTTTTGAGCTTTTTTCATCCCCATATAATATCCCGTAATGATATTCTCTTGCAGATTCTTGCGCTTACCGCATCGGGCATCGCCGGATTCATCGCTTACGAATTAATTCGGCAAAGGAGCCGTAAGGCTGATTTGGACCGGGCTCTTCAGCTGTATAACGGGTTGTTGTCTGTCAGTTCCGACGGGATATTTCTGACTGATGAGAAGGGTATAGTCTTATCGATTAACAGAGGCTTCGAGAAGATGACCGGTCTGTCCCGCGATCAGATCGTCGGAAAGAAGTTGTCCGGTTTTTTTGAAGAAATCAGCTCCAGTGATTCAAATGACAATTTTGACGCCCTTATCAGGGGAAGCGAAGGCAAATCGCTTGATGTTCATGTGGCGCAGAATCCCGTTGTCATAGATGGAGAATTTAAAGGCCATCAGGGAATAGCCCGCGATGTAACTGAAAGAAAAGCTCTTGAAAGAGAATTGAAAGAAGTGAATGCCCATCTGGAGGCGCTTGTCCATTTGGATGGGCTGACCGGAGTCAATAACAGGCGGTATTTTGATTCAGCCTTTCAGACAGAAATGAAAAGGGCTGCCAGGGCCGGTGAACCGCTCTCTTTACTGCTGATCGATATTGACTTTTTCAAGCTCTATAATGATGGTTACGGCCACCAGGCGGGGGATGACTGTTTAAGGAAAGTCGCTCAGTTGCTGAAAGACAGTTTGAAAAGGGCTGGAGATGTTGTCGCCCGTTACGGGGGAGAGGAGTTCGTTGTCATACTTCCCTCTACCAATCGGGAGAACAGCGAAAAGGTGGCCGGATTTCTCATAAATGCGGTGAGAGCCGCCGCCATTCCTCACGAATATTCCAAAGTTGAAAAAATCGTAACCATCAGTATGGGCGTAGCCAGCTGCCCGATTCTCGAAAACCCCCGAAAAGATAATTTCCGGAGCGATGCCATGTGCAAAAACCTAATAGTCCGGGCAGATGAAGCTCTGTATGAAGCGAAGAAGAACGGAAGGAATCAGTACCGGATATCCAATCTGAATGAGAATTTATAGCATTAAAAGGTTAATAAACAGGATTGTAAATAGGATTAGGACCTGTTTATTTACCTATATTTCAACCTGTATTTGTTGTGAAGATAGATGGAGAGCTCCTTTTTCCGTAAGATAGCAACCGCTTCTCCCTTTTTTTATGATAATAAAATCCAGGCTTTGAAGCTGTGCCAGAATTCTCCGGAGCAGACTTTCTCCAATACTGTAATCCTCTTGTTTCATCAATTGAATGATATGGTTTCTTCCCGCTGTTTTTCCGATGGAATTGAGCAAATCAATAGCTTTCAAAACGGCAAATGACAACTCGGGATCAGTCATCTCCCCGAGAACCAGAAGTTCATTGGATCTTGAGAACTTGTCCCGGCTTTTTTTTGAGATCTGGAACTGATTTTTCATATACCGGGGAAGGGAATCGATATCCACAATATCTCTTTCTTCGAAGGTGGAAATGTACTGGGCGATATTGTAGAGCTCCCGGATATTCCCCGGCCAGTTGTGGTTTTTTAATAGATCGATGCACTCGGGGCTGAAGAGGAATCTGTTTCCCGTGAACCGCTTGAGTAAAGGAGGTATGTCCTGAACCCTCTCACTCAGAGAAGGGAGCTCAAGAGGAAATACGTTGAGGCGGTAGAAGAGATCTTTTCTGAAACTTCCGCTTTCTATCATCTCCGTGGGACTTTTATGAGTGGCGGCTATAACCCGTATATCGATATCGATGACTCTGTCCGAACCGACGGGAACGATCTGCCGTTCCTGTAGAACTCTGAGGAGCTTTGACTGGAGATGGTTGGGCATATCCCCTATTTCATCGAGAAAAATCGTTCCGTTATGGGCTTTTTCGAAAAGGCCCGGCTTTCCCTCTTTCAGGGCTCCGGTGAATGAGCCGCTTTCGTAACCGAAGAGCTCACTTTCGATCAGGCTTTCCGGAATAGCGGCGCTGTTAACAGCGATGAAGGGTTGATTTTTCCGGGGGGAGGCATTGTGGATGGCCTGGGCCAGAATCTCCTTTCCTGTCCCGCTTTCGCCGGTAATCAATACAGTCAGATCGGTCTGGGCAATTTTTTTAGCCTTCTGAACGATGTTTTTCATTTCTGAAGAAGTCGTAACAATATCATTCAAGCTGTAACGCGCCACATGCCCTTTCTGCCGGAGCTTCCGGCTGAGGTTCTGCTCCAGCTTTTTTATATGGGTCACTTCCTGAAAACTGAAATACATCCTCTCCTCTTTATTGAAATGGATGACGTTTCTTTTTTCCAGGTTGATAATTTTCTTTTTAAAGTGAATCAGGTCGTCGTGAAAATCATTTTCCGAGTATATTGCCGGGTCGATTTCTTTGAGAATCTCTCCGATATTCTGGTCTCTCAGCTTGCCTTTGAGGTCGAAAATCTCCTTGAATTTCTTGTTGTATATCAGGATTTTTCCCTCTTTGTCTGTAAGCAGAATGCCGTCGTGGGATAGGTCCAGGAGCTGATCCAGCTCTTCTGTTCTGGCCAGCAGGCTGTTGTAATTCTGGACGATTCCTTCATTGGAACTGAAAATTTCCTGATAGTAGTTGTAGAGATTCTGCTGAGTCTTTTTGTCATCAATTTTCAGGGTGTTGATGATGAGGAGCATGGTCGAAATATCAAGCACGCGGTGTCCCACATCGAATACGTTCTCAATATTTTCGGGGATCAGCTCCGGTTCTGAAGGGGAGACGGCATATTTTATGTGATTGTAATCTTTACCGGAAATAAAGGGTATGAGATTAACGTTTTTTATTCCGATGTGATAGAGAGAGGAAATCGATTCCAGAACCGTTTCAATATCATCATTGACGATAAGAACATCAGAGCCTTCGGGAATGTCATACAGAGGGGCGATGCTCTTTTTGGAAAAGGTTCTTTTCGCTACGATAATATTTTCCGGATGACTGGTGTAACGGCGCACTTTGCTGGCTCGGCTGCTGGCCATGATAACGATGATATCTTCCTTAATCATGCTCTCGGGAGTCAGGGTGTCAATGAAGTAATTTTTTACCAGAACGTTCGATCCGAAAACATCGAGAATGTTCGCCTTTACTATCTCTCCCAGGTTACTCAGGCGTTTCCCTTTGATGATTGAGTCTGTAACAATGGCAATGGACTTCATAGACTCATCATACTCCTGAAAACCGGAAAAGTATGCCCCTCTCGGCACTTCCTGTAAAAAAAGATGGCATATAAGTTGCATGTATGCTTTTCGGAGTTGTCATGATCGGAAAGCTTAAACAGGAAGATTTTCTACAGAACCGGGTGCTGACCAACCTCAAAACTGATGAGAACGGAAAGATCGCTTTATTCTCGGAAATCGTGCCGGACTTGAAGGATAACAGATACCGCAAAGTTGTCAAATTCGTGGACCTGGAAAGCATGGATATGAATAATCTGGAAATTCCCTTCGAGCCCGATGATTATCTTCCGGAGAATGGAGAAATCATTTTCAAGGTGATAAATGACGGGGATACGGATTTTCACTCCTTCAATCCCGAAAAAAGAACTCTCAGGCTTCTTTTCACTATCCCATTTCCCGTAAAGAAGTTCGCTTTTGACAGGTCCTGTTTTTATTTTACCGCTGAAGTTCCCCGTTCCCAGGTAAACGACAGGGTTTTTTCCGGTGAGAGAAGTCCCTTTTTCATTGAAGGGCGGGGGCCTGTAAACAACAGCACTGTCTGTCTCTTTCGCTCTGAAGCGGATGGTAATGATATCAATATGATCAGTACTCTCGATAATTGTGTCGATCTTGTTGATTTTGCTTTTGAAGAAAAGCGGATTCTTTATACGGTTTATACGACCGGGAGGGTAAAGCCTCCAGGCTCCGATCTATATCTCTATGACATGGAAACAGGGACTAGCCGCAATCTTCTCCATGATTCCTATCGGATTTTTCATATAGAAATGATGGCAACTGATCTTATCCTCATGGCCGGCGTTGATCTGGCCCGTTGCAGCAGGAACGATAATCCCCGATTTTACCGGGTGGATGAGAAAAGCGGCAGGGTTGATCTTTTTTGTAAGACACCCGACTTAAGTCTGGAACATCCTTCAGTTGTTACTGATTCCTTTTACTCCGATTCAGAGCCCTTTCTGAAATACGGAAACCACCTCTACTTCAAAATGGTAGGCCGAAAGGGCGATAAACTATACAGAATCGATTCTCAGGGAACCTGGCAGGAGATTGTCTCCGATATGCAGGTAATCGGAAGTTTTCAGATTGTGGAAAAAGGGATACTGTTGCTCGGGCTAAAAGATCTGAATCTGACGGAACTCTTTTTTACCGGCCCGGAGGGGACAAAGCCTCTTTCCGGGATCAATAACTGGATTTCCCGACGATCACTTTCTCAGCCGGTATCTCTGACTTGCGAAGCCGATGGCGTCGAGCTGGACGGGTTTGTCTATCCTCCTGTCAACTATGAAGAAAACAGAAAATATCCTGCCGTACTGATGATTCACGGCGGTCCGAAAATGCTTTATGCGCCGGTTTATTCTCACGATATCCAGTTGCTCTGTGCCGAGGGATATTTTGTTTTCTGCGGTAATCCAATGGGCAGTGATGGAAGAGGTGATGATTTTGCCCGTATCAGCGGTTCCTTTGCGGAACAGCCTTATCGACAGCTAATGGCATTTACCGATGAGGTCCTTTCCCTGTACCCGGCTATTGATAAGAATCGTCTCGGCGTTACCGGCGGATCCTATGGCGGATATTTAGCCAATTATATTATCACTCATACGGATAGATTTAAAGCCGCGGTTACAGAGCGGGGTATCAGCGATTTGCAGACGGCATTTACTTCATCGGATATCGGGCCTCAATACGTCGGAGAATATCTCGGAAGCGGCTCTGATCCGTGGCGGAACCGGGAAAAAGCCATTGAGGATTCCCCGATATACAGGGCGGACAGAGTAAAAACCCCTACGTTATTTGTTCACGGCAAAGAGGATTTCCGCTGTATGTATACTGAATCCCTCAATATGTTTAACGCTTTGAATTATCACGGCGTGGAAACCAGTCTCTCTCTTTTTTCCGGAGAAAATCACAGTCTCGTTGTCCGGGGGAAGCCACAGAGCAAGATGGAGCGGTACAGGTTGATACTCCAATGGTTCGGCCGATTCCTATCTGGAGATAACCGGGAGAGTGCGAAATGAATATTCTTCACGAACTGATCAGAATCAAAAGCATCGATCCCGCCCGTACCGGAAAAGCCATCGAACTGGCCGCGGCTTATCTGAAAGAAAATGGTATTTCAGGCGAAATTATCGAAAATGAGGGATACAAGAGCTATGTGGCTGTTGTGGGAAAAGACGGAAAAACTCTGATCCTCAACGGGCATCTCGATGTTGTTTCCGGGAAAGATCCACAGTTCGAACCGGTTGAAGAGGCGGGAAAGCTTATCGCCCGGGGCTCTGCCGATATGAAAGGCGGCTGTGTCGCCATGATGGAAGCTTTAATAAAACTCAGCAAAATGGATCTTCCCTGCCGCCTTATGCTTCAGTTGGTTCCCGACGAGGAGACCGGTGGGAAATACGGAACAGCCCATCTTATCAAAAAAGGCTATGTCGGCGATTTCGTTATCTGTACCGAACCGACAAACCTCAACCCCTCCATACAGGCCAAGGGCATTGTCCGGATCGATGTGGAAACCCTCGGCGTTTCAGCTCATGGTTCCCGCCCCTGGGAAGGGGTGAACGCCATTGAAAAGGCTATGGAGAATTACGCCCGCATCGAAGCTCTGCCTATACTGAATGAAGGGTCGGACTTTTATGAGAGATCCTCGGTGAACCTGGCTCTGATCCGCGGCGGCGATATCTATAACCGGGTTCCCGACAGCTGCACCATGGGCATCGATATCCGCTTCGTTCCCCATCTCGATCATGAGGAAATTCTGAAGGAAATCCGCCGTGTTGTCGACGGAGAGGTGTCGGTCGTTGCCATTGAGCCCGGTGTCAATGTTCAGCCGGACAATCCCTATGTGCAGCGTCTGAAGCAATCGGTCAGCCGGATCCTTCCGGGAAAAGATGTGCTACTGGCAGCCCAGCACGGCGGCTCCGATGCCCGGTTTTTCACCGGATTGGGAATCCCGGCCGTTGAGTTCGGACCGGTGGGAGATTTCTGGCACGGCGACGGGGAATATGTGGAGATCGACTCTGTAAAACAGCTCGAGGATATTCTGATCGATTTCGCCCTGAATTTTAAATAGAGAAATATGAGCTTGATATTTGAGCTTGTTAAATAAATTGGAGGAATGAAGAATGGATTACAAAAAGAAGATGACCA
This Spirochaeta isovalerica DNA region includes the following protein-coding sequences:
- the recQ gene encoding DNA helicase RecQ is translated as MKKPEAALKKIFGFKKFRPYQKEIITNILEGRDVFASLPTGGGKSICYQLPALLFEGITIVMSPLVALMKDQVDGARAYGIEAYCLNSSLSPMETADVYQALEAGKAKLLYISPERFAIDGFSENLKKFNVSFVAVDEAHCVSEWGHDFRPDYLSLSRIREFFPGSVIAAFTATATLKVQEDIIGLLKMRDPFLVRASFDRKELYYRIVPKNGANRQIYEFIRKRKKQSGIVYRLSRADVEKTAAYLSEKGIKALPYHAGLASKTREKNQDLFNRDEVDVVIATIAFGMGIDKSNIRFVVHGDLPKSVEGYYQETGRAGRDGLPSECLLLYSAGDIAKIHYFIDKISDENEKVRANRNLNNISNLASINVCRRKQILEYFNESYEGNCGACDICNGEAEQVDGTVDAQKVLSAIVRSGQRFGIGQIIDIVRGADTEKIRKFGHNELKTWGVGKDKSKVWWSSIVNELLGQKHIYRDPDSFNALKLNESGGDILYGRAGFSVLMKKEKEPEKKLNFREVDFDEELFSRLRDVRALIAKENKIPPYIVFSDKTLKEMSHLKPDDRSAMLRVSGVGERKMDQYGHKFLAEIRSYLGY
- a CDS encoding GGDEF domain-containing protein → MIESHQFRFFSRIFFVLLVFALLLLSLGAFLIYNKTGGNSVLTLIDRDSIISDQTPQELGWFVYYDDLSSIVFESDEEGGGFLRYSSHDGADLYKGVGISGKLNPPLDAEINMEWRVSGEAQGFELQIEESPGGEIFTYEVPTPEAGWHTFSVPLDRFGVNSWQEENADLNGALDDVPLASIVIVTHPGFSGYIDIGYLGFSWQQSPLIFYMVIVVAMLEVLILLLQTGSGMLKQDQSGNLLPAPYLTRLLAVLSSLGYLVYALSISYRMEDSFFHLGFLALMTLIILEDLLPSGLFRNKFLEYRLAVVFLPFWFFSSLLAPQVFSIFFLIVLIPLIVSENRAGIIISVMLAFLLSFFHPHIISRNDILLQILALTASGIAGFIAYELIRQRSRKADLDRALQLYNGLLSVSSDGIFLTDEKGIVLSINRGFEKMTGLSRDQIVGKKLSGFFEEISSSDSNDNFDALIRGSEGKSLDVHVAQNPVVIDGEFKGHQGIARDVTERKALERELKEVNAHLEALVHLDGLTGVNNRRYFDSAFQTEMKRAARAGEPLSLLLIDIDFFKLYNDGYGHQAGDDCLRKVAQLLKDSLKRAGDVVARYGGEEFVVILPSTNRENSEKVAGFLINAVRAAAIPHEYSKVEKIVTISMGVASCPILENPRKDNFRSDAMCKNLIVRADEALYEAKKNGRNQYRISNLNENL
- a CDS encoding nitroreductase family protein, which gives rise to MNMLDAMDKRTSVRTYLDEMPGSSLMESVEKIVTKQRKGPFGNRFSFTLISVNDETREEIGKLSSYGMIKNAPLYFGGYAENEEHAIIDYGYCFEEAVLELAAIGLGTCWLGGTFSRGKVARLLTLPEGKIIPAISPIGFSGEKMSLTEKISRFVAGSKNRKPHNKILFSWNTDGQLMPEDLEKYPAPVDEVIESVRFAPSASNKQPWRIVRQGDLHHLYCDLDKNYARLFRHFKIQLLDMGIALCHFLKASEELRWRGKFSYADPHLENSDWIYILSWKKV
- the trhA gene encoding PAQR family membrane homeostasis protein TrhA; protein product: MSRFSDWLENRITLQNYANPKEETANAATHLAGALLSLIGMFLLVRAGLASGNKGATAGYIIFTLSMLLLYSASGFYHLVKPSNLKRVLRILDHSNIYFLIAGTYTPILIAVGTKLSYAFIAVVWGIAFLGVAFTLIFWSRLKPLHVVLYIAMGWLIVFIWEPVTAVIPPQLMKWIIAGGVTYTVGTGFYSIKKLPFNHAIWHLFVLGGSICFFLGIYWYIPGL
- a CDS encoding sigma-54 interaction domain-containing protein gives rise to the protein MKSIAIVTDSIIKGKRLSNLGEIVKANILDVFGSNVLVKNYFIDTLTPESMIKEDIIVIMASSRASKVRRYTSHPENIIVAKRTFSKKSIAPLYDIPEGSDVLIVNDDIETVLESISSLYHIGIKNVNLIPFISGKDYNHIKYAVSPSEPELIPENIENVFDVGHRVLDISTMLLIINTLKIDDKKTQQNLYNYYQEIFSSNEGIVQNYNSLLARTEELDQLLDLSHDGILLTDKEGKILIYNKKFKEIFDLKGKLRDQNIGEILKEIDPAIYSENDFHDDLIHFKKKIINLEKRNVIHFNKEERMYFSFQEVTHIKKLEQNLSRKLRQKGHVARYSLNDIVTTSSEMKNIVQKAKKIAQTDLTVLITGESGTGKEILAQAIHNASPRKNQPFIAVNSAAIPESLIESELFGYESGSFTGALKEGKPGLFEKAHNGTIFLDEIGDMPNHLQSKLLRVLQERQIVPVGSDRVIDIDIRVIAATHKSPTEMIESGSFRKDLFYRLNVFPLELPSLSERVQDIPPLLKRFTGNRFLFSPECIDLLKNHNWPGNIRELYNIAQYISTFEERDIVDIDSLPRYMKNQFQISKKSRDKFSRSNELLVLGEMTDPELSFAVLKAIDLLNSIGKTAGRNHIIQLMKQEDYSIGESLLRRILAQLQSLDFIIIKKGRSGCYLTEKGALHLSSQQIQVEI
- a CDS encoding NUDIX hydrolase, which encodes MNEKLIKKILNALPGEPGIMDSSGYPRSAVLAALYEKKGEPHLIFQKRNTNIRQGGEICFPGGRYEVDRDRSMLETAVRETMEEMGVGRDKIEVLGHIDTLVASMGAVVHCFLGEMKIEDLSELNINSDEVERVFSVPLKWFMENPPEEYTVQIEIKPRYRDASGKEVILLPVEELGLPDRYREPWGHSNRKIYVWRVEGETIWGMTAQMTRHITGLLRGII
- a CDS encoding ATP-binding protein, producing MDKHIDRKINQAILRYKMIEPGDKIALAVSGGKDSLTMAYFLALKANSDYHINFDIHAVHIRTDFDNSVDKSGFEQFLKDEGIPLTVIDVPVLKRLKPGRKMNCYWCSSQRRMELMKFASQSGCNKIALGHHMDDILETFFMNMAYKGEMSTMLPVLKFDNYDQTLIRPLALVKEKEIIRFAEEKGISRITCTCNFDTQSKRKEMRSVINFMAEKDESIRDNLFKAMNNPVPRYMINQE